The following proteins come from a genomic window of Acinonyx jubatus isolate Ajub_Pintada_27869175 chromosome C1, VMU_Ajub_asm_v1.0, whole genome shotgun sequence:
- the RNF186 gene encoding E3 ubiquitin-protein ligase RNF186 — MACAKPQRVSTGATATEATGPARAYLGSTDGDLECLVCREPYSCARPPKLLACQHPFCAVCLKLLLCIQNDAWSVTCPLCRQATTVPGGLICSLRDQEAVAGRLVWPEVRLCPQGLADSATSTARHPGRVAEEGQDAASVNRVAARRLAAHLLLLALLVALILPFFYPGILRWVLTVIITLALLMPSLFCCHRSSRGSCWPPHGALFCREQKHSEIASIA, encoded by the coding sequence ATGGCCTGCGCCAAGCCCCAGCGCGTCTCCACAGGAGCCACCGCCACGGAGGCCACAGGCCCTGCTAGGGCTTATCTTGGCTCCACGGATGGCGACCTCGAGTGTCTGGTGTGCCGGGAGCCCTACAGCTGTGCCCGGCCACCCAAGCTGCTGGCCTGCCAGCACCCCTTCTGTGCTGTCTGCCTGAAGCTCCTGTTGTGTATCCAGAACGATGCCTGGTCCGTCACCTGCCCACTGTGCCGCCAGGCCACCACCGTCCCTGGGGGCCTCATCTGCAGCCTGCGTGACCAGGAGGCCGTGGCAGGGCGGCTGGTCTGGCCGGAGGTGCGGCTCTGTCCTCAGGGACTGGCGGATTCCGCCACCTCGACGGCCAGGCACCCCGGCCGggtggcagaggaagggcaggacGCGGCAAGTGTTAACCGCGTGGCGGCCCGGCGCCTGGCGGCACACCTGCTCCTACTGGCCTTGCTCGTCGCCCTCATCCTGCCCTTCTTCTACCCGGGCATCCTCCGGTGGGTGCTCACCGTCATTATCACCTTGGCCCTGCTGATGCCCTCCCTCTTCTGCTGTCACCGGAGCAGCCGGGGCAGCTGCTGGCCTCCCCACGGGGCGCTTTTCTGCAGAGAACAGAAACACAGCGAGATCGCTTCCATCGCCTGA